The following are from one region of the Candidatus Protochlamydia phocaeensis genome:
- a CDS encoding NAD(P)-dependent alcohol dehydrogenase, which produces MYKVKAYSAASATSPLGPTEINRRDLKERDVQIEILFCGICHSDLHQARNEWIHTMPTTYPLVPGHEIVGRVTKVGSAVTNYKPGDLAAVGCMVDSDRSCPHCKAGLEHFCPNMVLTFNGPDKHLGGVTYGGYSTSIVVDEHFVLHVPPNLELSGVAPLLCAGITTYSPMRRWKVGKGQKVGVVGLGGLGHMGVKFAHALGAHVVVFTTSPGKKEDALRLGADEVIISKNNEDMQKHASSFDFILDTISADHDINAYLNLLHRDGTLTLVGAPPKPLSVSAFSLIVGRRSLSGSNIGSIAETQEMLDFCGQHNITADVEVIPIQKVNEAYERLLKSDVKYRFSIDMSSLKNA; this is translated from the coding sequence ATGTATAAAGTAAAAGCCTACTCTGCTGCCAGTGCGACATCGCCGCTGGGGCCAACAGAGATCAATCGTCGTGATTTAAAGGAACGTGACGTTCAAATCGAAATTCTTTTTTGCGGCATTTGCCACTCGGATCTTCATCAAGCGCGTAACGAGTGGATTCATACTATGCCCACCACGTATCCACTTGTTCCTGGCCATGAAATCGTTGGCCGCGTCACCAAGGTTGGTTCGGCAGTAACCAATTATAAACCCGGCGATCTCGCTGCAGTCGGCTGTATGGTTGATTCGGACAGGAGCTGCCCTCATTGCAAAGCAGGCCTTGAGCACTTCTGCCCAAATATGGTTCTTACCTTTAATGGCCCGGACAAGCATCTGGGAGGAGTCACTTATGGCGGCTATTCGACCAGCATTGTCGTCGATGAGCACTTTGTCTTACATGTTCCCCCCAACTTAGAACTTTCGGGAGTCGCTCCCCTTCTCTGCGCCGGCATTACCACCTACTCGCCTATGCGCCGCTGGAAAGTCGGCAAAGGCCAGAAAGTTGGCGTAGTAGGCCTCGGCGGGCTAGGCCACATGGGCGTCAAGTTTGCTCATGCGCTCGGAGCCCATGTCGTCGTCTTCACTACATCACCCGGAAAAAAGGAAGATGCGCTTCGACTTGGCGCTGATGAAGTCATTATTTCCAAAAACAATGAAGATATGCAAAAGCATGCGAGCAGCTTTGATTTCATCCTCGACACTATTTCCGCTGATCATGACATCAATGCCTATCTCAATCTACTTCACCGTGACGGCACTCTCACCCTTGTTGGAGCGCCTCCAAAGCCCCTCTCCGTGTCAGCATTCAGCCTCATTGTAGGACGCCGCAGTCTTTCCGGTTCCAACATCGGCAGCATCGCCGAGACTCAGGAAATGCTCGACTTTTGCGGCCAACATAATATTACCGCCGACGTCGAAGTCATTCCCATCCAGAAGGTCAACGAGGCCTATGAGCGACTGCTCAAGTCCGACGTGAAGTACCGCTTCTCCATTGACATGTCTTCTCTTAAAAATGCTTAG